The Nocardia sp. NBC_01503 sequence ACGATCCCGGCGTGCGGTCGTTCGATGGCAACGGCGGGTCGATCCGAGGGCCCGGCGGCACAGCCGGTGGTCACCAGGATCGAAAGTGTCGACGCCAGCAGAGCGGCCCGAGTCCAGCGCATGCGGTACAGCCTGCCAGGTCTTGCGGCCGGTTTCAGCTACAGGGTGTGTGGACGCACCCAGCGGGTCAAGATCGTCCCGTCTTCGTCGAAGAGCAGATGGCGGCATGTCATGGGTGTGGGCATGGCATTGGGGGACACCGCGATTCGTCTTTCCGCCCCCGCGACCAGCATGGGAGACAGGGTGAGGCAGAGTTCGTCGACGGCTCCGGCGGCGATGAGATCGCCGAAGAGCGAGGGTCCGCCCTCGCACAACACGCGTCGCATACCGAGGTTTTCGAGCGCGGCGCGTAGCCCTGCCGGGGTCACGCTCGTCTCGCCCGCTTCGATCACCTGCCCGCCCGCGGCGGTGAGCGCGTCCTTACGATCCCGTGGCGCGGCGGCGGTGGTGATGACGATCGGCCGCGCTCCGGTATCGGTGAACAATCGGCCCGCCGGGTCGAGCGTGGCGGTGGCCGTCACCACCGCGATCCGCGGCGGCGCGCCGGTGGCGTCTCCGCCGAACCCGTGGTGGTGCAGTCGCATGCGCAGCTGCGAATCCGTGTGCGCCGCCCCGTAATTCTCGGCCCGTGCGGTTCCGGCTCCGACCACCACCACATCGGCGAGATCGCGCAGTATCCGGAACACCTTCTTGTCCGCGGGCGTGCCGAGTCCGCCGGAGCGCCCGTCCACGCTCACCGCACCGTCGATACTGCTGACGAAATTCACCCGTATCCACGGTTCCGCAGGTCCGGCCGGGTACGCGTACAGCGCCAGCAGATCGTCGTGGGTGAGTTCTGTGAGCTGGATCGCATTGGGCATACGCTGCATGAGGACCGATTCCACCACGTAACTAGGCTGTCGCGGTGCAACAACGCCTCGTCGATCGCCACCCGGAGGTTCCGGCCGACCAACTAGTGGCTCAGATGGTTCCCCCGCCGACCTTCGACGAGGTGAGCTTCGCCAGCTACATCCCTGATCCGAAGGAGCCGTCGCAGGCGGCTGCGGTCTTGAAGGCGGAGCTATTCGCCGATCAGGTCACCAAGCTGCACAAGGCCGCTTCGAAGAAGAGCCTGTTCGGTAAGAAGAAGCCGGTCACCGGTATCGGCCTGTATCTGGACGGTGGCTTCGGTGTGGGTAAGACCCACCTGCTGGCCTCGATCTTCCACAGTGTGCCGGGCCCCAAATCCTTCGGAACCTTCGGTGAGCTGACCAATCTGGTTGGCGCGCTGGGCTTCAACAATGCCGTCGAGCGGCTCGGCGGCAACAGTGTGCTCTGCATCGACGAGTTCGAGCTCGACGATCCGGGCGACACCATGCTGGTCTCCCGGCTGCTGTCGGAGTTGACCGCGCGCGGTGTCTCGGTGGTCGCGACCTCCAACACCCTGCCGGGTCAGCTCGGTGAGGGTCGTTTCGCCGCGCAGGATTTCATGCGCGAGATCAAGAAGCTGGGTTCGCTGTTCGAGCCGATCCGGGTGGACGGCCCGGATTACCGCCATCGTGATCTGCCGCCCGCCCCGGAGCCGACCTCGCCCGAGCTGCTGGCCGAAAAGGCTTCCCACACACCGGGTTCCACTCTCGACGAGTTCGAGGTGCTGCTGAAGCATCTGAGTACGCTGCATCCGTCGAAGTACAACGCGCTGATCCAGGGCGTGTCGGCGGTGTACATCTCCGGCGTGCACACTGTCACCGATCAGGCGGTGGCGCTGCGCATCGTGGTGCTGGCCGACCGGCTCTACGACGCCGGGACTCCGGTCACTGTCTCCGGGGCCAAGCTGGACCAGATCTTCTCGCAGGAAATGCTCGATGGCGGATACCGCAAGAAGTATCTGCGCGCCATCTCGCGCCTGCTGGCGCTGTCGCGATTCGAGACGCCCGCGACCGCCGCGTAGTTTGCCGCCTGGCTGTTCCGCGCCGGGCACACGAGAAAGGGAAGTTCGTATGATCCGACCCCGCGTGCTCGGCGCTTCGCTGGTGCTGGCCTCCGCACTGTCCTTCGGTGCCGCCCCGGCGCTGGCCTTCGCCGATCAGCCTGCCGTCGTGGCGGTGCAGCCGCCCGCCGCGACCGGAAATGTGGTGCTCGATACCGCGGCTCGCTCGCTGAACCTGCGGGGCGTGGTGAACGCGCGGGACGCGGGCGGCTACCGGACCGTGGACGGCCATACCGTGCGCACCGGCCTGGTGTACCGCACCGGTGAGCTGACCAAGGCCACCGATTCCGATCTGGCCGATCTGACTTCGCGCGATGTGAAGTCGGTGCACGATCTGCGCACCGGCGTGGAGCAGCAGCTCATGGGCGTGGACAAGGTGCCCGCGGGCGCCACCGAATTCCACAACGACATCATCGGCCAGGCCCCGCCGCAGGTCATGATGTCGACCCTGATGGCGGGCACGGATCTGTACCGCGCCTTCATCACCGCCCCCGGCGCGAACGAGGGCTTCGCCGACGTGCTGCGCGATATCGCCGCCAACCCGGGCGCGGTGCTGTTCCACTGCACCGCGGGCAAGGATCGCACCGGCTGGACTTCGGCTGTGCTGCTGACGATTCTGGGCGTCGACCGGGACACGGTCACCTACGACTACCTGCTGTCGAACTTCTACCGCGGCGCCGCCGACGGCGACATGCTCAACGGTGTCAGCGCCGCGGCCCTGAACTCCGCCTTCGACCAGGCGAACCAGAGCTACGGCAGCTTCGACAACTACGTCCGCGACGGCCTGAAGCTGACCGACGCCGACGTCGCAGCCCTGAAGGCGAAACTGCTTGCCTGACAGCCGGTCTCGCCCGACGCCCGCGTGTGCGGCGACGCGATGCTCGTACGTGCAGTGCGGCCCACGGGGTTTTGCTGCCGGAAATAGGCGGCGAGGTCCGGTGCCGGTCGCTGTCAGCTCGCTTCGGCGATCTGAGTTCGCTTGCCGCGCAGGCTGTATCGTTCGCGAGCCTGTGCCGGAGTGATGGTCTCCAGCGTTGTCGGCAGTTCCTTCGACAGATGCTGCTTCAGGATCTGCCCGGCCATCGGCGCGATGAACGGTGCGGCCTTGAGTAGCCCGAACGATCCGAAAAGCGTGAAGAGCCAGACGATCAGCTTGGCGGGGAGCTTCACCAGCGGGTCGACGATGCGAGGGACGTTGTACCGCCCCAGCTTTCGCATCCACATGGGTGTGAGTGCCGCCGTGGTTGTCGACAGTGCGATGCTGCCGAGGGCGTACGAGATGCCCGCCCCATTGCGCGGTGAGGTGCGCAGCAGTTGGTGCATACCCTCTTCGGCGCGGACCGAGGTGCACAGGCGCGGTTTCACCTTCTCGAAGTAGGCGCGCACCTCCTCGCGTGAGCGCGGGACCTCTTCGGGCTTGCAGGTCTGGAGTTCGGCGGCGATGACGCACTCCGCCCAGTACCGCGATTCCTCTTCGGGACTGAGCTTTCCGGGCCCGTAGACCTCGTACGCCTTGAGTACCGAATGCCAGCCGGTGATGTGGATCCACAGCTGGGTCTCGGGGCTGTTGGCCGCGTACCGCTGTCCGGTGATGGGTTCGATTCCGGTCATGGGCGCGTGCACCTGCATCAGATGCTCCGAGGCCTGAATGGCCGTGCGTCCGTCGCCGATGGCCACCAGCAGGAAGTACGCGAAGGTGTGGTCGAGGCGGCTGCGCGGATTGGTGTAGATGCCGCGCGCGTCGGCCACGGCCGCGGTGAGGAACGGGTCGAAGAACTCGAGCACGGTGGCGCGCTGGAATCCGATGACCGCGGTCGGCGCGGTCCAGATCTTCCAGCTGGGGGAGTCGGGCCCGAAGAACCCGTAGTCGTCCCGGCGAAGGGTGGTCGGATCGAAGCCCATCGGTTGTCTCCTTGTGCGCTGCCCGCCTCGACGGTGAATACAACGCCACCGTAGCAATTGCGTGCACCGAATACAACGGTCCCGTAGGATTTCCTTCGGGAGGGTGCCGG is a genomic window containing:
- a CDS encoding pyrimidine reductase family protein, with product MQRMPNAIQLTELTHDDLLALYAYPAGPAEPWIRVNFVSSIDGAVSVDGRSGGLGTPADKKVFRILRDLADVVVVGAGTARAENYGAAHTDSQLRMRLHHHGFGGDATGAPPRIAVVTATATLDPAGRLFTDTGARPIVITTAAAPRDRKDALTAAGGQVIEAGETSVTPAGLRAALENLGMRRVLCEGGPSLFGDLIAAGAVDELCLTLSPMLVAGAERRIAVSPNAMPTPMTCRHLLFDEDGTILTRWVRPHTL
- the zapE gene encoding cell division protein ZapE; its protein translation is MQQRLVDRHPEVPADQLVAQMVPPPTFDEVSFASYIPDPKEPSQAAAVLKAELFADQVTKLHKAASKKSLFGKKKPVTGIGLYLDGGFGVGKTHLLASIFHSVPGPKSFGTFGELTNLVGALGFNNAVERLGGNSVLCIDEFELDDPGDTMLVSRLLSELTARGVSVVATSNTLPGQLGEGRFAAQDFMREIKKLGSLFEPIRVDGPDYRHRDLPPAPEPTSPELLAEKASHTPGSTLDEFEVLLKHLSTLHPSKYNALIQGVSAVYISGVHTVTDQAVALRIVVLADRLYDAGTPVTVSGAKLDQIFSQEMLDGGYRKKYLRAISRLLALSRFETPATAA
- a CDS encoding tyrosine-protein phosphatase — translated: MIRPRVLGASLVLASALSFGAAPALAFADQPAVVAVQPPAATGNVVLDTAARSLNLRGVVNARDAGGYRTVDGHTVRTGLVYRTGELTKATDSDLADLTSRDVKSVHDLRTGVEQQLMGVDKVPAGATEFHNDIIGQAPPQVMMSTLMAGTDLYRAFITAPGANEGFADVLRDIAANPGAVLFHCTAGKDRTGWTSAVLLTILGVDRDTVTYDYLLSNFYRGAADGDMLNGVSAAALNSAFDQANQSYGSFDNYVRDGLKLTDADVAALKAKLLA
- a CDS encoding oxygenase MpaB family protein; this encodes MGFDPTTLRRDDYGFFGPDSPSWKIWTAPTAVIGFQRATVLEFFDPFLTAAVADARGIYTNPRSRLDHTFAYFLLVAIGDGRTAIQASEHLMQVHAPMTGIEPITGQRYAANSPETQLWIHITGWHSVLKAYEVYGPGKLSPEEESRYWAECVIAAELQTCKPEEVPRSREEVRAYFEKVKPRLCTSVRAEEGMHQLLRTSPRNGAGISYALGSIALSTTTAALTPMWMRKLGRYNVPRIVDPLVKLPAKLIVWLFTLFGSFGLLKAAPFIAPMAGQILKQHLSKELPTTLETITPAQARERYSLRGKRTQIAEAS